The Chitinivibrionales bacterium genome window below encodes:
- a CDS encoding NTP transferase domain-containing protein — protein sequence MRGFILAAGFGTRLRPLTNHIPKSLLPVCGIPLLERRLKFLTDNGIETIGVNSHYLHEQFETFRNNCPIGFDLFHETDSIRGSGGPLYFAKDFLQQSDIFCICNAEPLTVFDLQEKYSQFRRSSSVCTLLAAPSPGNGTVFYEPESGEYVGPRNEIQNKQGLGSADFIGVALYRKEFLELMRPDDFSILPIWKRAQENGLHVTVSIIDELYWKDIGNPGEFAEIHFDFLEGKTPLDIPRDYVFDRERKVAFPAGLARDRAQQLKEHVWCDSASLPDDVVFFRSVILQKPVNLTENGSIEKAIISFGEVVSLE from the coding sequence ATGAGAGGATTCATACTGGCGGCAGGGTTCGGCACACGGCTCCGTCCTCTGACAAATCATATCCCCAAATCACTCCTTCCCGTCTGCGGTATCCCCCTTTTGGAGCGTCGGTTGAAGTTTCTTACCGATAACGGCATTGAGACTATCGGAGTAAATTCTCATTATCTCCACGAACAGTTCGAGACCTTTCGGAATAACTGTCCTATCGGATTTGATCTCTTTCATGAGACCGATTCGATCAGGGGAAGCGGCGGGCCGCTCTATTTTGCTAAAGATTTTTTACAGCAGTCGGACATATTCTGTATCTGCAATGCCGAACCTCTGACTGTCTTTGATTTACAAGAGAAGTATAGCCAATTCAGGCGTTCCTCGTCGGTGTGCACCCTGCTTGCCGCACCGTCGCCGGGCAACGGGACAGTCTTTTATGAGCCGGAATCGGGCGAATATGTCGGCCCCCGTAATGAAATTCAGAACAAGCAGGGGCTTGGGAGCGCCGATTTTATCGGTGTTGCCCTTTATCGGAAAGAGTTTCTGGAATTGATGCGGCCCGATGATTTCTCGATCCTGCCGATCTGGAAGCGGGCGCAGGAAAATGGCTTGCATGTAACGGTAAGTATTATCGATGAACTCTACTGGAAAGATATCGGTAATCCGGGAGAATTTGCAGAGATCCATTTTGATTTTCTGGAAGGAAAAACACCCCTTGATATTCCCCGGGATTATGTTTTTGACAGGGAGCGAAAAGTTGCCTTTCCCGCTGGCCTCGCTCGTGACCGGGCACAGCAACTTAAAGAGCATGTATGGTGCGATTCTGCTTCCTTGCCTGATGACGTTGTATTTTTTAGATCGGTAATTTTGCAAAAACCAGTCAATCTTACAGAAAACGGTTCAATAGAAAAAGCAATTATTTCTTTCGGGGAGGTCGTTTCACTTGAGTAG